A window of Roseateles sp. XES5 genomic DNA:
TGTCAAATCCGCGCGCTTCTTGCCGTTGATCTGCACGGGCAGCGTGATCTCGTTTTCGGCAACCAGCCGGTCCTCGTAGGCGGGCCAGCCGGCCGTGGCGACGAGACCTTCGCCACCGATTTCGCGCCAGCACTCTTCCGAAAGATGGGGCGTCATCGGCGCGACGATGCGAATGAGGATGCCGACGGCCTCGCGCAGCGCGGAAACCAGTTCCGGCGCTGCCTTGCCGCTTGCCGCGGTGGCCAGCGGGGCCGCCAGCGCGTTGACGAATTCGTAGATGCGCGCGACGGCCTTGTTGAAGGCGAGCTTGTCGTAATCGCCCTGCACGGCCTTCAAGGTCTTGTGGGCGATCTGCGAGACGGTGAGCGCTTCGCCGTCCGTGCCCGGGCGGCTTTCGGCGCCCCTCAGCACCGGCGCGGCTTCCGAGACGAGACGCCAGACGCGCTGGACGAAGCGGTGTGCGCCTTCGACGCCGGCTTCCGACCAGATGACGTCACGGTCCGGCGGAGAGTCGGACAGAACGAAGAAGCGGGCCGTATCGGCGCCGTAGGAGGCGATGATATCGTCGGGATCGACGACGTTCTTCTTCGACTTCGACATCTTTTCGATCGAGCCGATGGCGATTTCTTCGCCGGATTCGAGATGCAGCGCACGGCGCTTGCCGTCGACATCCTCGATGCGGATCTCGGCCGGCGTCACCCATTCGCGCTTGCCGTCGACGGCGCGGCTATAGGTTTCATGCACGACCATGCCCTGCGTGAAGAGACCCTTGAAGGGTTCCTTCAGGTCGAGATGGCCTGCGACCTGCATGGCGCGGGTGAAGAAGCGCGAATAGAGCAGGTGCAGGATCGCATGCTCGATGCCGCCGATATACTGGTCGACCGGCAGCCAGGCATTCGCGGCGGCCGGGTCCGTCGGGTCGTTTTCCCACGGCGCGGTGAAGCGGGCGAAGTACCAGGACGAATCGACGAAGGTGTCCATCGTATCCGTCTCGCGGCGCGCGTCCTTGCCGCAATGCGGGCAGGCGACGTGGCGCCAGGTCGGATGACGGTCGAGCGGGTTGCCCGGCTTGTCGAAGGTGACGTCGTCGGGCAGCTTGACCGGCAGGTCGGCCTTCGGCACGGGAACCACGCCGCAGTCCTCGCAATGGATGACCGGGATCGGGCAGCCCCAGTAGCGCTGGCGCGAAATGCCCCAGTCGCGCAGGCGGAAGTTCACCTTGCGCTCGCCCACGGGCGCATTGCCCAGCGTGGCCGCCGTGAGGCGCCTTGCGACCTCCTCGAAGGCTTCCTCCGTGCCGAGGCCGTCGAGGAAGCGGGAATTGATCATCACGCCGTCGCCGACATAGGCCTCGTCGGCAATGGCGAAGGTGGCGGCATCGCCGTCCTTCGGCATGACGACGGGCACGACCGGCAGGTCGTATTTGCGGGCGAAGTCGAGGTCGCGCTGGTCGCCGGAGGGGCAGCCGAAAATGGCGCCCGTGCCGTAATCCATCAGCACGAAGTTCGCGATATAGACCGGCAGCTCCCAGCTGGGATCGAAGGGATGGCGGACGCGCAGGCCCGTATCCATGCCCTTCTTCTCGGCGGTTTCGAGCGCGGCGAGCGAGGTGCCGGCACGGCGGCATTCCTCGCAGAACGCCATGATCTCGGCGTTCTTGGCGGAGACGTCCCTGGCCAGCGGATGATCGGCCGAGATCGCCAGGAACGAGGCGCCGAACAGCGTGTCGGGACGGGTCGTGTAGACGGTGACGTCCTTCTCGCCCGTCAGGCCGGCAGCGTCGGCGATTTCCCAGCGGACCAGCATGCCTTCGGAGCGACCGATCCAGTTCTTCTGCATCAACCGGACCTTTTCCGGCCACTGGTCGAGGGTCTCGAGCGAATCGAGCAGGTCCTGGCTGAAGTCGGTGATGCGGAAGAACCATTGGGTCAGTTCACGCTTCTCGACCAGGGCGCCGGAGCGCCAGCCGCGGCCGTCGATCACCTGCTCATTGGCCAGCACGGTCTGGTCCACCGGGTCCCAGTTCACGACCTGGGTGCGGCGCTCGGCGATGCCCTTCTCCAGCATCTTCAGGAACAGCCACTGGTTCCACTTGTAGTACTCGGGCTGGCAGGTGGCAATTTCGCGCGACCAGTCGATCGCCAGGCCCATGGCCTGCATCTGCGACTTCATGTAGGCGATATTCGAGTAGGTCCACTGTGCCGGCGGCACCTTGCCCTTCATGGCGGCGTTCTCGGCCGGCAGGCCGAAGGCGTCCCAGCCCATGGGCATGAGCACGTTGAAACCACGGGCACGCTTGTAGCGGGCGACGACGTCGCCCATCGCGTAGTTGCGCACATGGCCCATATGGATGCGGCCCGAGGGATAGGGGAACATCTCGAGGACGTAGTACTTTTCGCGCGGATCGTCGTTCTTGGTCAGGAAGACGCTGTCGTCATTCCATTTTGCCTGCCAGCGGGGTTCGGCATCGCGCGGATTGTAACGTTCGGTGGCCATGTCTTTGATGTTCCGGAAGTCTTTTGGAGGTTTTGGCGGGCGGTTCGCCCATGCGAATATGGTGCCGAGACCTTCATCATGAAACCGCCGGAGCGTCAAGTTTTCCGGTCCCGCGCGGGCTGGCGCTTGGCAAGCGGCGCCGTTTTCGCTAGGTGCGGGAAACGGCCGCACGCTCGCGCGTGTCCCTATTTTCGCCGATGGAGAATGACCATGCAGCTTCAGGACCGTCTCGACGAGGTTCGCAACCGGATGGGCAAGGCGGCGGCGGAAGCCGGCCGGAAGCCGGAAGCGGTCACGCTCGTCGCTGTGTCGAAGACTTTCGATGCGGACGCCATTCGTCCCGCCATCGCCGCAGGCCAGCGTGTCTTCGGCGAGAACCGCGTCCAGGAGGCGCAGGGCAAGTGGCCGACGCTTCGGGACGAGACGGCCGGCATCGAACTGCATCTGATCGGACCGCTGCAGTCCAACAAGGCAGCGGAGGCGGTGGCGCTGTTCGACGTCATTGAGACGGTCGACCGGGAGAAGATCGCGCGGGCGATTGCCGCGGAGATGACGCGGCAGGCACGCGCGGTGCGGCTTTATGTCCAGGTCAATACCGGGCTGGAGCCGCAGAAGGCCGGCATTGCGCCCGACGATACGGTCGCCTTCGTTTCCTTCTGCCGCGACGAGCTCGGCCTCACCGTCGAGGGGCTGATGTGCATTCCCCCTGCGGACGAAAATCCCGGCCCGCATTTCGCGCTCCTCGGCAAGCTTGCGGCGCGCTGCAATCTCGACAAGCTGTCGATGGGCATGTCGGGCGACTATGATGTCGCCATCGGCTTGGGTGCGACGAGCGTTCGCGTCGGTTCGGCGATTTTCGGCACGCGCTGATCCCGGCTTGACGAAGCGCAAGGGCGGGCCGGCCCGTTTCAGGCTTTCGTCTGGCTTTGCGGAAGGAGCGCCCTCCCCTATTCTCCCTGCTGGAGGAACCGGCCGCCTGGCGGCCGGGCATGCGGGAGGATGCGATGCAAAAGACCTATGCCGAGACCTATCGCGCCTGGCAGGATGACCCCGAGGGGCACTGGGCGGAGGTGGCGGAGGCCATCGAGTGGTACGAGAAACCGGGCCGGATTTTCGATGGCGAACAGGGCGTCTACGGGCGCTGGTTTCCCGATGCGACGGGCAATACCTGCCACAACTGCGTCGACCGGCATGTGGCGGCGGGGCGCGGGGGCGATGCGGCGCTGATCTACGACAGTCCCGTCACCGGTCGCAAGGCGCGATACAGTTATGCCGATCTCCTGGCGCGGGTGAACGCCATGGCGGCGGTGCTGGTCGACCAGGGCGTCGAAAAGGGTGACCGGGTCATCCTCTACATGCCGATGATCCCCGAGGCGATTTTTGCCATGCTGGCCTGCGCGCGGATCGGCGCCATCCATTCGGTCGTCTTCGGCGGGTTCGCCGCCAGCGAGCTTGCCGCGCGCATCGACGATTCGCGGGCGAAGCTTGTCGTCAGCGCAAGCTGCGGCATCGAGCCCAACCGGGTGGTCGCCTACAAGCCGTTGCTCGATGCGGCCGTCGCGCTTGCCGGCCACAAGCCGGAACGGTGTCTCGTGCTGCAGCGGCCGGAACTCGCCGCGGATCTTGCGGCGGGCCGCGACGTCGACCTGGGGGCCGCGCTGGCCGCGGCCACCGGACGGACGGTGCCCTGCGCGCCGCTGGCCGCCACCGATCCGCTCTACATTCTTTACACCTCGGGCACGACCGGCCAGCCGAAGGGCGTCATCCGCGACAATGGTGGGCATATGGTGGCCCTCGCCTGGTCGATGCGCGCGATCTACGGCGTCGCCCCCGGCGAGGTCTATTGGGCGGCTTCCGATATCGGCTGGGTCGTCGGCCATTCCTATATCGTCTATGCGCCGCTGCTGAACGGCAGCACGACGGTGCTCTATGAAGGCAAGCCGGTCGGCACGCCGGATGCCGGGGCTTTCTGGCGCGTGGTCGAGGACTACAAGGTTTCCGTGCTCTTCACCGCGCCGACGGCCTTCCGCGCCATCCGCAAGGAGGATCCGGAAGGCGCGCTCGTGAAACACTACGACCTTTCCAGCCTGCGGGCGCTGTTCCTCGCCGGCGAGCGCGCCGACCCGGAAACGCTTCGCTGGGCGGAAGAGGTCCTCGGCGTGCCGGTCATCGATCACTGGTGGCAGACGGAAACAGGTTGGACGATCGCCGGCAACCCGCTCGGCCTCGGCCGGCTTCCGGTGAAACACGGTTCGCCCACCGTGCCGATGCCCGGCTACGATCTGCAGGTGCTCGACGACGCGGGCTATCCGGTGCCATCGGGCACGCTCGGCAATATCGCGCTGAAACTTCCCCTTCCCCCCGGGTGCCTGACGACCTTCTGGAATGCCGACGAACGTTTCCGTTCGGCCTGCCTGTCGGAATTTCCCGGCTACTACAAGACGGCCGATGCCGGCTATGTCGACGAGGACGGGTATGTCTTCGTGATGGCGCGCACGGATGACATCATCAATGTCGCCGGTCACCGGCTTTCGACCGGGGCGATGGAAGAGGTCTGCGCCAGCCACCCGGATGTCGCCGAATGCGCGGTCATCGGTGTCGCCGACGGCCTGAAGGGACAATTGCCGGCCGGCTTCCTCGTTTTGAAGAGCGGTGTTTCACGTGAATCATCGCTCGTCGAGCAGGAGGTGGTGGCGCTGGTGCGCGAGCGCATCGGCCCGGTCGCCGCCTTCAAGACGGCGATCTGCGTGAAGCGCCTGCCGAAGACGCGCTCCGGGAAAATCCTGCGCGGCACGATGCAGAAGATCGCCGATCGGGAGGACTGGAAGATGCCGGCCACCATCGACGATCCGGTAATCCTCGATGAAATCGCCGAGGCGCTGGCGGGCCGGCGGATCGTCTGACGCTTCAGGGGCGCGTTTCCCCGGCCCCCGCCGGGGCTGGGCCTGACCGGCCATGGGGCGCGTGCTCTTAGATATCGGGTCGAGCCGGGGAATGAGGCCGCCAACAAAAAACCCGGCTGCGGAGCAGCCGGGTTTTGATCCTTTGCGATGAAACGTCGCTTAGAAGCGGTCGTCTTCATCCTCGTCCGGCGTGGACGACTTCAGCGACTTGAGCTTGGCGAAGACGGCATCGGCGTCGATTTCCTTCTCTTCCTCGCGGTCGCTGTAGGGCAGCTTTTCCGTTTCCTGGGCCGATTCCAGCGTGGCGCCGAGTTCCGCCGCGGTCGGCAGTGGGCGGCCCTTGGACGCGCGTTCGACTTCGAGGTCGAGGTCGATCTGCGAGCAGAGGCCGAGCGTGACCGGGTCCATCGGGGTCAGGTTGGTCGAGTTCCAGTGGGTGCGCTCGCGGATCTGCTCGATCGTCGACTTGGTGGTGCCGACGAGACGCGAGATCTGCGCATCCTTCAGTTCCGGATGGTTGCGCACCAGCCAGAGAATGGCGTTCGGGCGGTCCTGGCGCTTGGAGACCGGGGTGTAGCGCGGGCCCTTGCGCTTGGACTCGGGAACGCGGACCTTCGGTTCGGAAAGCTTCAGCTTGTGGTTCGGGTTGCCTTCCGCGCGGGCGATTTCCTCGCGGGAGAGCTGACCGGTCGAGATCGGGTCGAGGCCCTTGATGCCCTGGGCCGATTCGCCATCGGCGATGGCCTTCACTTCGAGCGGATGCAGTTTGCAGAACGTTGCGATCTGTTCAAACGACAGCGCCGTGTTGTCGACCAGCCAGACCGCGGTCGCCTTGGGCATGAGGAGCTGCTGAGCCATGGATATAGTCCTTCTGTCCGTCCGCGCCGGTGTCGCGGGCCGTGGGGTGTAACCACTATTTTCCGGGAATTGCGCCCTCTATAACTCCACTGTCGCAGAAATGCAATTCTTCAAGCGCAAATGACCTTTTGTCTAATTGCCGGAAGACTTTGACCTGATATGAATGGGCCAGGAAGTGCCGCGGTCGGAGGAGACACGGCCGTGTGTATGTGCAGTCTAGGGAGGAATCCATGTCCGCAAAGACCTATCCGGTCCTGAAATCCGCAAAAAGCCGCACGCTGATCGACAACGAGACCTATCAGAAATGGTATCGCGAAAGCGTCGAGAACCCGGAGCGTTTCTGGGACAAGCACGGCATGCGGATCGACTGGTTCAAGCCCTACACCAAGGTCAAGAATACGTCCTTCAGCGGCAAGGTGCCGATCAAATGGTTCGAGGACGGCATCACCAACGTCTCCTACAACTGTATCGACCGGCACCTGAAGGCGCATGGCGATCAGGTCGCCATCATCTGGGAAGGCGACAATCCCTATATCGACAAGAAGATCACCTATAACGAGCTCTACGAACACGTCTGCCGCATGGCCAACGTGATGAAGAAGCACGGGGTGAAGAAGGGCGACCGCGTCACCATCTACATGCCGATGATCCCGGAAGCGGCCTATGCCATGCTCGCCTGCGCGCGCATCGGCGCCGTGCATTCCGTCGTCTTCGGCGGTTTCTCGCCGGATGCGCTGGCCGGTCGTATCGTCGACTGCGAATCGACCTTCGTCATCACCTGCGACGAAGGCGTGCGCGGCGGCAAGCCGATCCCGCTCAAGGAAAACACCGACACGGCCATCGACATCGCCGCCAAGCAGCATGTCATCGTCAACAAGGTTCTGGTCGTGCGCCGCACCG
This region includes:
- the leuS gene encoding leucine--tRNA ligase; this translates as MATERYNPRDAEPRWQAKWNDDSVFLTKNDDPREKYYVLEMFPYPSGRIHMGHVRNYAMGDVVARYKRARGFNVLMPMGWDAFGLPAENAAMKGKVPPAQWTYSNIAYMKSQMQAMGLAIDWSREIATCQPEYYKWNQWLFLKMLEKGIAERRTQVVNWDPVDQTVLANEQVIDGRGWRSGALVEKRELTQWFFRITDFSQDLLDSLETLDQWPEKVRLMQKNWIGRSEGMLVRWEIADAAGLTGEKDVTVYTTRPDTLFGASFLAISADHPLARDVSAKNAEIMAFCEECRRAGTSLAALETAEKKGMDTGLRVRHPFDPSWELPVYIANFVLMDYGTGAIFGCPSGDQRDLDFARKYDLPVVPVVMPKDGDAATFAIADEAYVGDGVMINSRFLDGLGTEEAFEEVARRLTAATLGNAPVGERKVNFRLRDWGISRQRYWGCPIPVIHCEDCGVVPVPKADLPVKLPDDVTFDKPGNPLDRHPTWRHVACPHCGKDARRETDTMDTFVDSSWYFARFTAPWENDPTDPAAANAWLPVDQYIGGIEHAILHLLYSRFFTRAMQVAGHLDLKEPFKGLFTQGMVVHETYSRAVDGKREWVTPAEIRIEDVDGKRRALHLESGEEIAIGSIEKMSKSKKNVVDPDDIIASYGADTARFFVLSDSPPDRDVIWSEAGVEGAHRFVQRVWRLVSEAAPVLRGAESRPGTDGEALTVSQIAHKTLKAVQGDYDKLAFNKAVARIYEFVNALAAPLATAASGKAAPELVSALREAVGILIRIVAPMTPHLSEECWREIGGEGLVATAGWPAYEDRLVAENEITLPVQINGKKRADLTIARDADQSAVEQAVLALEAVQAVLAGQHPKKIIVVPQRIVNVVV
- a CDS encoding YggS family pyridoxal phosphate-dependent enzyme, producing the protein MQLQDRLDEVRNRMGKAAAEAGRKPEAVTLVAVSKTFDADAIRPAIAAGQRVFGENRVQEAQGKWPTLRDETAGIELHLIGPLQSNKAAEAVALFDVIETVDREKIARAIAAEMTRQARAVRLYVQVNTGLEPQKAGIAPDDTVAFVSFCRDELGLTVEGLMCIPPADENPGPHFALLGKLAARCNLDKLSMGMSGDYDVAIGLGATSVRVGSAIFGTR
- a CDS encoding propionyl-CoA synthetase — encoded protein: MQKTYAETYRAWQDDPEGHWAEVAEAIEWYEKPGRIFDGEQGVYGRWFPDATGNTCHNCVDRHVAAGRGGDAALIYDSPVTGRKARYSYADLLARVNAMAAVLVDQGVEKGDRVILYMPMIPEAIFAMLACARIGAIHSVVFGGFAASELAARIDDSRAKLVVSASCGIEPNRVVAYKPLLDAAVALAGHKPERCLVLQRPELAADLAAGRDVDLGAALAAATGRTVPCAPLAATDPLYILYTSGTTGQPKGVIRDNGGHMVALAWSMRAIYGVAPGEVYWAASDIGWVVGHSYIVYAPLLNGSTTVLYEGKPVGTPDAGAFWRVVEDYKVSVLFTAPTAFRAIRKEDPEGALVKHYDLSSLRALFLAGERADPETLRWAEEVLGVPVIDHWWQTETGWTIAGNPLGLGRLPVKHGSPTVPMPGYDLQVLDDAGYPVPSGTLGNIALKLPLPPGCLTTFWNADERFRSACLSEFPGYYKTADAGYVDEDGYVFVMARTDDIINVAGHRLSTGAMEEVCASHPDVAECAVIGVADGLKGQLPAGFLVLKSGVSRESSLVEQEVVALVRERIGPVAAFKTAICVKRLPKTRSGKILRGTMQKIADREDWKMPATIDDPVILDEIAEALAGRRIV
- a CDS encoding DUF1013 domain-containing protein — its product is MAQQLLMPKATAVWLVDNTALSFEQIATFCKLHPLEVKAIADGESAQGIKGLDPISTGQLSREEIARAEGNPNHKLKLSEPKVRVPESKRKGPRYTPVSKRQDRPNAILWLVRNHPELKDAQISRLVGTTKSTIEQIRERTHWNSTNLTPMDPVTLGLCSQIDLDLEVERASKGRPLPTAAELGATLESAQETEKLPYSDREEEKEIDADAVFAKLKSLKSSTPDEDEDDRF